A section of the Pyxidicoccus xibeiensis genome encodes:
- a CDS encoding GNAT family N-acetyltransferase, giving the protein METTSGDYGQPRDEQELAAAAEVMQQSYAMSAADALAWAQRVGRDDLRLLRHDGQVVGTLVYMKMGQWYGGRSVPTVGVGGVGVHPVYRGHGTATTLMTHLLRDARATGAPLSTLYPATQPLYRRVGYEQAGARYEYRVQVPSLSFHERPLSLRAIEARDEAAITECYQRTARSRQGWLDRGAYVWSRVRTPRDGQAHGYLVEGTSGVEGYLYVVRKQLQGWKQELLLSDFVANTREAALRLWSFLGDHQSLATEAVWFGGGDEPLLRMLKEQTYSVKLHMHWMIRVLDVATALQARGWPAGFSGTLHLEVEDELFPENHGRFVLEVSDGEARVRRGGEGRMAMNVRTLSSLYTGFMSAEALRTMGAFVRVDDASVRTAMALFSGPPPSIRDMF; this is encoded by the coding sequence GTGGAGACGACGTCGGGAGACTACGGGCAGCCGCGAGACGAGCAGGAGCTGGCAGCCGCGGCGGAGGTGATGCAGCAGTCGTACGCCATGTCTGCCGCGGATGCGCTGGCCTGGGCCCAGCGCGTCGGCCGGGACGACCTGCGGCTGCTGCGCCACGACGGGCAGGTGGTCGGCACCCTGGTCTACATGAAGATGGGCCAGTGGTACGGCGGGCGCAGCGTCCCGACTGTCGGCGTGGGTGGCGTGGGCGTGCACCCTGTCTACCGGGGACACGGCACCGCGACGACCCTGATGACCCACCTGCTGCGCGATGCCCGCGCCACCGGGGCTCCGCTGTCCACGCTGTACCCCGCCACCCAGCCCCTCTACCGGCGCGTGGGCTATGAGCAGGCCGGCGCCCGCTACGAGTACCGCGTCCAGGTGCCGTCGCTGAGCTTCCACGAGCGCCCCCTGTCGCTGCGCGCCATCGAGGCGCGGGACGAGGCCGCCATCACCGAGTGCTACCAGCGCACCGCGCGCTCACGGCAGGGCTGGCTGGACCGCGGCGCCTACGTGTGGAGCCGCGTGCGGACGCCGCGAGACGGGCAGGCCCATGGCTACCTCGTGGAGGGCACGTCCGGAGTGGAGGGCTACCTGTACGTGGTGCGCAAGCAGCTCCAGGGGTGGAAGCAGGAGCTGCTCCTGTCGGACTTCGTGGCCAACACGCGCGAGGCCGCGCTGCGGCTGTGGTCCTTCCTGGGCGACCACCAGTCCCTGGCCACGGAAGCGGTGTGGTTCGGCGGCGGGGACGAGCCGCTGCTCCGGATGCTCAAGGAGCAGACCTACTCCGTGAAGCTGCACATGCACTGGATGATTCGCGTGCTGGATGTCGCCACTGCGCTGCAGGCGCGCGGCTGGCCCGCGGGGTTCTCCGGCACGCTCCACCTGGAGGTGGAGGACGAGCTGTTCCCGGAGAACCACGGGCGCTTCGTGCTGGAGGTCTCCGACGGCGAGGCGCGCGTGCGGCGCGGCGGTGAGGGCCGGATGGCGATGAACGTGCGGACGCTGTCCTCGCTGTACACGGGCTTCATGTCGGCGGAGGCGCTGCGCACGATGGGCGCCTTCGTGCGGGTGGACGACGCGTCGGTGCGCACGGCCATGGCCCTGTTCTCCGGGCCGCCGCCGTCCATCCGCGACATGTTCTGA